One window of the Rhodococcus sovatensis genome contains the following:
- a CDS encoding PH domain-containing protein has translation MGYPQDALADEEELLLHHHPHWKMLVLPALTFILTTAVAGFLVGLISARLDGSSATITTIVVALVWAIVVGWRCVAPLISWKCTHFIVTDRRVLIRQGVITHSGIDIPMGRISNVQFRHGLVDRMLRTGTLIIASASDDPLEFDDIPRVQRVHSLLYQQVFDSMEVRRAGPDAFGSTEVSDSDGARPGWRAGRRR, from the coding sequence ATGGGCTATCCGCAGGATGCGCTGGCGGACGAGGAAGAGCTGTTACTGCATCATCACCCACACTGGAAGATGCTGGTGTTGCCCGCGCTGACATTCATCCTCACCACCGCGGTGGCGGGGTTCCTCGTCGGCCTGATCTCGGCCCGGCTCGACGGTTCCAGTGCGACGATCACCACGATCGTCGTTGCTCTTGTGTGGGCAATCGTCGTCGGGTGGCGATGCGTTGCGCCGCTGATCAGTTGGAAATGCACGCACTTCATCGTCACCGATCGCCGGGTGCTCATCCGGCAGGGTGTCATCACCCATTCGGGTATCGACATCCCGATGGGCCGCATCAGCAACGTTCAGTTCCGCCACGGTTTGGTGGACCGCATGCTGCGCACCGGCACCTTGATCATCGCGTCGGCGTCCGACGATCCACTCGAGTTCGACGACATACCGCGTGTCCAACGAGTTCACTCACTGCTCTACCAGCAGGTGTTCGACTCGATGGAGGTCAGGCGCGCAGGTCCCGATGCTTTCGGCAGCACCGAGGTCTCTGATTCCGACGGCGCTCGACCCGGCTGGCGGGCCGGCCGGCGGAGGTAA
- a CDS encoding response regulator transcription factor → MTDVLLAEDDEAIAAPLSRALGREGYTVTVEQTGPAALQRALDGNYDLLILDLGLPGMDGLEVCRQVRANSSELAVLMLTARTDEVDFVVGLDAGADDYVGKPFRLAELMARVRALLRRRGPGEDGPIEVGGIRMEPAARRVLVNGNEISLANKEYELLKVLLDHAGQVVSRDTILREVWGDAELRGSKTLDMHMSWLRRKIGDEGSVAERRIATVRGVGFRINSD, encoded by the coding sequence GTGACCGACGTGCTGCTTGCCGAAGACGACGAAGCCATTGCCGCTCCACTCTCTCGTGCCCTGGGCCGTGAGGGCTACACCGTGACGGTCGAGCAGACCGGGCCGGCCGCGCTGCAACGTGCGTTGGACGGCAATTACGACTTGCTGATTCTCGATCTCGGGCTTCCGGGGATGGATGGTCTCGAGGTCTGTCGGCAGGTGCGTGCCAACAGTTCCGAGCTGGCTGTCCTGATGCTCACCGCCCGCACCGATGAAGTCGACTTCGTGGTCGGCCTGGATGCCGGTGCCGACGATTACGTCGGAAAGCCGTTCCGGCTGGCCGAGTTGATGGCGCGTGTTCGCGCGTTGCTTCGGCGGCGCGGGCCAGGGGAGGACGGTCCGATCGAGGTCGGTGGAATCCGCATGGAACCCGCAGCCCGACGCGTGCTCGTCAACGGCAACGAGATCTCGCTGGCCAACAAGGAATACGAGCTCCTGAAAGTGCTGCTCGATCATGCCGGGCAGGTCGTGTCCCGCGACACCATCCTCCGCGAGGTGTGGGGTGACGCAGAGCTGCGAGGATCCAAGACACTCGACATGCACATGTCGTGGCTTCGCCGAAAGATCGGCGACGAAGGGTCGGTGGCCGAGCGTCGGATCGCCACGGTCCGGGGAGTCGGGTTCCGGATCAACAGCGACTGA
- a CDS encoding acyl-CoA carboxylase subunit beta, whose product MTSVQDPTAQNSAEKPDIHTTAGKLADLRNRREAAMAPSGEAAIDKVHAKGKLTARERITALLDDGSFVEMDALARHRSQNFGMADNRPFGDGVVTGYGTIDGRDVCIFSQDATVFGGSLGEIYGEKIVKVMDLAIKTGRPLVGINEGAGARIQEGVVSLGLYGEIFHRNVQASGVIPQISLIMGPAAGGHVYSPALTDFVVMVDGTSQMFVTGPDVIKTVTGENVTMEELGGAHTHMEKSGVAHYVASGEQDALDYVRDLLSYLPSNNRAAAPRTIPSDPIDGAIADNLTDEDLELDTLIPDSPNTPYDMHEVIRRILDDDEFLEVQEGRARNIIVGFGRIDGRSVGIVANQPTQFAGTLDIDASEKAARFVRTCDAFNVPIITLVDVPGFLPGTGQEFGGIIRRGAKLLYAYGEATVGKITVITRKAYGGAYDVMGSKHMGADVNLAWPTAQIAVMGASGAVGFVYRKQLLEAAKNGEDVDALRLKLQQEYEDTLVGPYVAAERGYLDAVIPPSHTRGQIVSALRLLERKQVTLPPKKHGNIPL is encoded by the coding sequence ATGACCAGTGTTCAGGATCCGACTGCGCAGAATTCGGCAGAGAAGCCCGATATTCACACCACGGCGGGCAAGCTTGCCGATCTGCGTAATCGCCGCGAGGCGGCAATGGCACCGTCCGGCGAAGCCGCGATCGACAAAGTGCACGCCAAGGGCAAGCTCACCGCTCGCGAACGCATCACGGCACTGCTCGACGACGGGTCCTTCGTGGAAATGGACGCCCTGGCCCGCCACCGCAGCCAGAACTTCGGGATGGCCGACAACCGCCCCTTCGGGGACGGTGTCGTCACCGGCTACGGCACCATCGACGGCCGAGATGTATGCATCTTCTCCCAGGACGCCACCGTCTTCGGCGGCTCCCTCGGCGAAATCTACGGCGAAAAAATCGTCAAGGTCATGGACCTGGCCATCAAAACCGGCCGCCCCCTCGTCGGCATCAACGAAGGCGCCGGCGCCCGCATCCAGGAAGGCGTCGTCTCCCTCGGGCTGTACGGCGAAATCTTCCACCGCAACGTCCAAGCCTCCGGCGTCATCCCACAGATCTCCCTGATCATGGGACCCGCGGCAGGTGGACACGTCTACTCACCCGCCTTGACCGACTTCGTCGTCATGGTCGATGGCACCTCCCAGATGTTCGTCACCGGCCCCGACGTCATCAAAACCGTCACCGGCGAAAACGTCACCATGGAAGAACTCGGCGGCGCCCACACCCACATGGAGAAATCCGGCGTCGCGCACTACGTCGCCTCCGGCGAACAAGACGCCCTCGACTACGTCCGCGACCTGCTGAGCTACCTACCCTCGAACAACCGCGCAGCCGCCCCGCGCACCATCCCGTCGGATCCGATCGACGGCGCCATCGCCGACAACCTCACCGACGAGGACCTCGAACTCGACACCCTGATCCCGGACTCCCCGAACACCCCCTACGACATGCACGAGGTCATCCGCCGCATCCTCGACGACGACGAATTCCTCGAAGTCCAAGAAGGCCGCGCCCGCAACATCATCGTCGGCTTCGGCCGCATCGACGGCCGCTCCGTCGGGATCGTGGCCAACCAGCCGACCCAATTCGCCGGCACCCTCGACATCGACGCCTCCGAAAAAGCCGCACGATTCGTCCGCACCTGCGATGCCTTCAACGTCCCCATCATCACCCTCGTCGACGTCCCCGGATTCCTCCCCGGCACCGGCCAAGAATTTGGCGGCATCATCCGCCGCGGCGCGAAACTGCTCTACGCCTACGGCGAAGCCACCGTCGGCAAGATCACCGTCATCACCCGCAAGGCCTACGGCGGCGCCTACGACGTCATGGGATCCAAACACATGGGCGCCGATGTGAACCTGGCCTGGCCGACCGCGCAGATCGCCGTCATGGGCGCCTCCGGCGCTGTCGGGTTCGTCTACCGCAAACAACTCCTCGAAGCCGCCAAGAACGGTGAAGACGTCGACGCACTGCGGTTGAAACTCCAGCAGGAATACGAAGACACCCTCGTGGGCCCCTACGTCGCAGCCGAACGCGGCTACCTCGACGCCGTCATCCCCCCGTCCCACACCCGCGGACAAATCGTCTCCGCACTACGCCTGCTCGAACGCAAACAAGTCACCCTGCCACCCAAGAAGCACGGAAACATCCCACTATGA
- a CDS encoding DUF7144 family membrane protein, producing the protein MTTRTGTTGSGHQGFAFGGAIAASIILLTAGILSIFQGIAAIAKDDLLVVGYNYTYEFSVETWGWVHLVVGVLLLLAGIGLMSGATWARLVAIVVASLSIVANFLWLPYYPLWSILIIAIDLIVIWAVATWEPTRAQ; encoded by the coding sequence ATGACTACACGTACGGGTACGACCGGTTCGGGGCACCAAGGGTTCGCATTCGGTGGCGCAATCGCAGCGTCGATCATCCTGCTGACCGCAGGGATTCTGTCCATCTTTCAAGGCATCGCTGCGATCGCCAAGGACGACCTTCTGGTCGTCGGCTACAACTACACCTACGAGTTCAGCGTCGAGACCTGGGGATGGGTTCATCTCGTCGTCGGCGTCCTGCTGCTGTTGGCGGGTATCGGACTGATGTCAGGGGCCACGTGGGCACGTCTCGTGGCGATCGTCGTCGCATCCTTGTCGATCGTCGCCAATTTTCTGTGGCTGCCGTACTACCCGCTGTGGTCGATCTTGATCATCGCCATCGATCTCATCGTCATCTGGGCGGTCGCCACGTGGGAGCCGACACGGGCTCAGTGA
- a CDS encoding condensation domain-containing protein: MEYTELADYPLPAGKLTEWVPAVADSAWAEDPRGVSFTHEDHCSRGNDGSWIGTVFEIHRRYDAEAMRRTILSYVERHEAFRTRVEPDPTSGTWRRFTVPADAVRVDTRHEQKTRSESQVFEHLESWFADVVSPTLWPHFVMATVVPEPHIAASAPQQDKFLVIFAADHSVMDAYSQIYAINELDRLYAYALDGTEHALPEVGSYVDFSATERALGESLTTDHEAVVAWRDFLAEEDGRFPAFPLPISATDSSAATDLATRQSSVSSWLLTTEQVTRFNAVCRDAGQNMQSGILAALALVNARLTGEGTFRTIMPMHTRYAEKWAASVGWYVGILPMEIRLENARTFAEAIDCAAVGSNRYKGLAAVPYSRVASLLSSTEIPRFVVSYIDLRFLPDGEEWQARKGRALRSECHAENEVYFWINRTLQGLNISARFPSTDVSTTNVHRFITEFVSVMTTVISEPAESVDSLVAAAGASRH; the protein is encoded by the coding sequence ATGGAATACACCGAACTGGCCGACTACCCGCTACCTGCAGGAAAGCTCACCGAGTGGGTACCTGCCGTGGCCGACTCGGCCTGGGCCGAGGACCCTCGCGGCGTCTCGTTCACGCATGAAGATCATTGCAGTCGCGGCAACGACGGATCCTGGATCGGCACCGTGTTCGAGATTCACCGCCGCTACGACGCAGAGGCCATGCGTCGAACCATTCTCAGTTACGTGGAACGCCATGAAGCGTTCCGCACCCGCGTCGAACCCGACCCCACGTCAGGGACCTGGCGACGGTTCACGGTCCCTGCGGACGCTGTGCGCGTCGACACCCGGCATGAGCAGAAGACCCGAAGCGAATCTCAGGTATTCGAGCACCTCGAGTCCTGGTTCGCCGATGTCGTATCGCCCACCCTGTGGCCCCACTTCGTGATGGCCACAGTGGTCCCCGAACCACACATCGCGGCGAGCGCGCCGCAACAGGACAAGTTCCTGGTGATCTTCGCGGCCGACCACTCCGTAATGGACGCCTACAGCCAGATCTACGCGATCAACGAGCTCGATCGGCTGTACGCATATGCGCTGGACGGCACCGAACACGCGCTTCCCGAGGTGGGTAGCTACGTCGATTTCTCGGCTACCGAGCGCGCTCTCGGCGAGTCCCTGACCACCGACCACGAGGCAGTTGTTGCGTGGAGGGATTTCCTCGCCGAGGAGGACGGCCGCTTTCCCGCGTTCCCACTCCCGATCAGCGCGACGGATTCGTCGGCTGCCACCGATCTCGCAACGCGTCAGAGCAGCGTGTCGTCGTGGTTGCTCACCACCGAGCAGGTCACGCGATTCAACGCTGTCTGCCGCGACGCCGGCCAGAACATGCAGTCGGGAATACTTGCCGCACTTGCACTCGTCAATGCTCGGCTGACCGGCGAGGGGACTTTCCGGACCATCATGCCCATGCACACCCGCTACGCCGAGAAGTGGGCCGCGAGCGTCGGTTGGTACGTCGGGATCCTCCCGATGGAGATTCGGCTGGAGAACGCCCGAACGTTCGCCGAGGCGATCGACTGCGCCGCGGTCGGATCGAATCGCTACAAAGGCCTCGCAGCCGTCCCGTACTCGCGGGTCGCATCGTTGTTGTCCTCGACCGAAATCCCACGCTTCGTCGTCTCCTACATAGATCTACGGTTCCTGCCCGACGGCGAGGAGTGGCAGGCCCGCAAGGGGCGAGCGCTGCGCAGCGAGTGCCATGCCGAGAACGAGGTCTACTTCTGGATCAACCGCACGCTGCAAGGGCTCAACATCTCGGCCCGCTTTCCCAGTACCGATGTCTCGACAACCAACGTGCACCGCTTCATCACCGAGTTCGTCTCAGTGATGACGACCGTCATCTCCGAGCCCGCCGAATCGGTAGATTCGTTGGTCGCGGCCGCCGGAGCGAGTCGACACTAG
- a CDS encoding biotin--[acetyl-CoA-carboxylase] ligase — MWTNLDRPPLDLAALRRALVDGPQASWSRFDVVESTGSTNADLIAQADGLADRTALVAEHQDSGRGRHARPFSGPPRSQLLLSVLVRFPGIDPAVLGWLPLLAGVAVVDALRTVAAVDAALKWPNDVLIEGRKVAGILAEVAQHGSAPTVVVGIGLNVSLSESELPVPTATSLVLEKAAVVDRDTLLRAILRGIGAEIDSWRNSNWNTEQLANRYRERCDTIGRGVRVELPGEKQILGDATDVDNQGRIVVRDGNTGELIAVAAGDVTHLRAIDPGHH; from the coding sequence ATGTGGACCAATCTTGATCGTCCCCCGCTCGACCTCGCTGCACTTCGGCGCGCACTCGTCGACGGGCCCCAGGCATCCTGGTCCAGGTTCGACGTCGTCGAGTCGACGGGGTCCACGAACGCAGACCTGATCGCGCAGGCCGACGGGTTGGCCGACCGCACCGCGCTCGTCGCCGAGCATCAGGACAGCGGACGTGGCAGGCACGCCAGACCGTTCTCGGGACCACCGAGGTCACAACTGCTGCTGTCGGTCCTGGTCCGCTTCCCGGGCATCGACCCGGCCGTACTCGGATGGCTGCCCTTGTTGGCGGGGGTGGCCGTCGTCGATGCCCTGCGCACCGTCGCTGCGGTCGACGCGGCATTGAAGTGGCCCAACGACGTCTTGATCGAGGGTCGAAAGGTTGCGGGCATCCTCGCCGAGGTCGCGCAACACGGTTCCGCGCCGACTGTCGTCGTCGGTATCGGGTTGAACGTGTCCTTGTCAGAGTCGGAGCTGCCAGTCCCGACTGCCACGTCGCTGGTGCTCGAGAAGGCTGCGGTCGTCGATCGAGACACGCTTCTACGGGCGATACTGCGTGGAATCGGTGCGGAGATCGACTCGTGGCGAAACTCGAACTGGAACACCGAGCAACTCGCGAATCGATACCGTGAGCGCTGCGACACGATCGGCCGCGGCGTGCGCGTCGAACTGCCGGGCGAGAAGCAGATCCTCGGTGATGCAACCGACGTCGACAATCAGGGGCGCATCGTAGTGCGCGACGGCAACACCGGGGAACTGATCGCGGTCGCGGCCGGCGACGTGACGCACCTTCGTGCGATCGATCCCGGCCATCACTGA
- a CDS encoding flavodoxin domain-containing protein, protein MAVVVLFGSETGTAEEVADKIADVLADHDAEVRDMLEYEVSEIDTDDFHVIICSTYGDGELPTGAAPFYDALVEDAPDLTGLKFALFGLGDRVYEDTFNRGGEIIAEKLVELGAEQIHEHARHDSSSNIKPKAQAEEWARELTGLLVG, encoded by the coding sequence ATGGCAGTAGTCGTGTTGTTCGGTTCGGAGACCGGTACCGCCGAGGAAGTTGCGGACAAGATCGCCGACGTGCTGGCGGACCATGACGCCGAGGTTCGCGACATGCTCGAGTACGAGGTTTCCGAGATCGACACCGACGACTTTCACGTCATCATCTGCTCGACCTACGGGGATGGCGAACTCCCCACGGGAGCGGCACCGTTCTACGACGCGCTCGTGGAAGATGCGCCCGATCTGACCGGGCTCAAGTTCGCACTGTTCGGGCTCGGCGACCGCGTGTACGAGGATACGTTCAACCGCGGGGGCGAGATCATTGCCGAGAAGCTGGTGGAACTCGGCGCCGAGCAGATTCACGAGCACGCCCGGCACGACAGCTCGTCGAACATCAAGCCCAAAGCGCAAGCCGAGGAGTGGGCCCGCGAGCTGACCGGATTACTGGTCGGCTGA
- a CDS encoding AI-2E family transporter, whose product MPSSWSLPRGVIVLIGLACLVVAVAGTRAFASVIGPTFLALMLTVAVHPLPEWLRRKGVPAWIATLIAIAAVYAILLSLVFALVLSTARLATLLPTYSDDFDRLLASVQSFLADNGVGPDQIQGLLSDLDAGTVFGLVDGLLVGVLGVFSNLLFVLVLALFMAVDGSSYSARLTTLVRTRSDIANAFTSFSAGTRKYLVVSTIFGLIVAVIDTGALWALGIPLPVLWGLLAFITNYIPNVGFVLGLVPPALLALLQGGPTLMITVIVVYSVVNVVIQSIIQPKFVGDAVGLSVTLTFLSLVFWAWVLGPLGAVLAIPLTLMAKALLVDIDPATRWADVLLSDGSPSKLSPPPPQSSQPSPQPPPGDAENRAEGDGDEVVAGSPDKM is encoded by the coding sequence GTGCCTTCCTCGTGGTCGCTTCCGCGTGGAGTGATCGTGTTGATCGGCCTGGCCTGCCTGGTGGTTGCAGTCGCAGGAACTCGGGCATTCGCGTCCGTAATCGGCCCGACATTCCTGGCGCTGATGCTCACTGTCGCTGTGCATCCGCTTCCGGAATGGTTGCGGCGCAAAGGAGTTCCCGCGTGGATCGCGACGCTGATCGCTATTGCCGCGGTGTACGCAATCCTGTTGTCGTTGGTGTTCGCTCTCGTGTTGTCCACGGCGCGACTGGCGACGCTGCTACCGACCTATTCGGACGATTTCGATCGGTTGCTCGCCAGTGTGCAGAGTTTTTTGGCAGACAACGGTGTAGGGCCCGATCAGATCCAGGGGCTGTTGTCCGACCTCGACGCAGGAACGGTGTTCGGTCTGGTCGACGGACTCCTCGTAGGCGTGCTCGGAGTGTTCTCGAATCTGTTGTTCGTGCTTGTGCTGGCTCTGTTCATGGCGGTCGACGGCAGTTCCTACTCTGCGCGATTGACCACTCTCGTCCGGACTCGGAGCGACATCGCGAACGCGTTCACCTCGTTCTCCGCGGGAACGAGGAAGTACCTCGTCGTCTCGACGATCTTCGGTCTCATTGTCGCTGTGATCGACACAGGAGCGTTGTGGGCGTTGGGGATTCCGCTGCCGGTGCTGTGGGGGTTGCTTGCGTTCATCACCAACTACATACCGAACGTCGGCTTCGTACTCGGCCTTGTTCCACCTGCACTACTCGCATTGCTCCAAGGTGGGCCGACACTGATGATCACGGTGATCGTCGTGTACAGCGTCGTCAACGTGGTGATCCAATCGATCATCCAACCCAAGTTCGTCGGCGACGCCGTCGGTCTGTCCGTCACGCTCACGTTCTTGTCCTTGGTCTTCTGGGCCTGGGTGCTCGGACCGCTCGGCGCGGTGCTTGCGATTCCGCTCACTCTGATGGCGAAGGCTCTTCTGGTCGACATCGATCCGGCGACGCGTTGGGCGGACGTCCTGCTCTCCGATGGGTCGCCGTCGAAATTGTCGCCACCACCACCGCAATCATCGCAACCGTCGCCCCAGCCGCCTCCGGGCGACGCCGAGAACCGTGCGGAGGGTGACGGTGACGAAGTCGTGGCAGGATCGCCTGACAAGATGTGA
- a CDS encoding glycosyltransferase: MKFVLPFTGSRGDIAPGLALGIELAGRGHEVVFGAPPNLVTFATAATASASGISIVSFGPDTQALLESDLVRTRIKSRNPRVRTAALAELANFGWDDMTEQLSQMSVGADAAVAGTLGQEMTFNCAEALSIPFFALHYCPLRSNGSVSVLPGRELPGIVNRGTWRILESLRWRSMKNRENSQRTALGLPAASQPLSTRIARYGGIEIQAYDSSFFPGLSQEWGKRRPFVGFLELSAATTTSAPESTCDSPLRRWIDEGPPPLYFGFGSMPVQDPPALMDMIEDVCRSGGHRAVVSSGWSALDEFMDPTAAVATVGPVDHATLFPLCRAAIHHGGAGTTAASIRAGLPTMTCWFSADQPFWGAALTRTGAGTSAKFTTLTTDTLASGIATLLRTDTASRAAELADSMTPASDSLQAAADLIEGVTHQKR; the protein is encoded by the coding sequence ATGAAGTTTGTACTGCCGTTCACCGGTAGCCGGGGGGACATAGCGCCCGGATTGGCACTCGGAATCGAACTCGCCGGGCGCGGACACGAAGTCGTATTCGGAGCACCCCCGAACCTGGTGACGTTCGCCACAGCTGCGACGGCATCCGCCTCCGGTATCTCCATCGTCTCGTTCGGGCCGGACACACAGGCCCTTCTCGAATCGGATCTGGTGAGGACCCGAATCAAGTCACGAAATCCGCGCGTTCGGACGGCCGCCCTCGCCGAGCTCGCCAACTTCGGTTGGGATGACATGACCGAGCAGCTGTCACAGATGTCGGTCGGTGCCGACGCGGCCGTTGCTGGCACCCTCGGCCAAGAAATGACCTTCAATTGCGCTGAAGCCCTGTCGATTCCGTTTTTCGCACTGCACTACTGCCCACTCAGGTCGAACGGCTCTGTGTCGGTCCTCCCGGGCAGGGAGTTGCCTGGGATCGTCAATCGTGGCACGTGGCGCATCCTGGAGTCGTTGCGTTGGCGATCGATGAAGAATCGAGAGAACAGCCAGCGCACCGCACTTGGGCTTCCCGCTGCATCGCAGCCGCTGTCGACGAGGATCGCCCGGTACGGCGGGATCGAAATCCAAGCCTACGACAGCTCGTTCTTCCCCGGCCTGTCCCAGGAGTGGGGCAAGCGAAGACCGTTCGTTGGATTCCTCGAACTATCTGCGGCGACAACAACTTCGGCCCCCGAATCAACCTGCGATTCACCGCTGCGTCGGTGGATCGACGAGGGCCCGCCACCGCTGTACTTCGGATTCGGCAGTATGCCGGTGCAGGATCCACCCGCGTTGATGGACATGATCGAGGACGTCTGCCGCAGCGGCGGGCACCGGGCCGTTGTCAGTTCCGGCTGGAGCGCTCTCGATGAATTCATGGACCCGACCGCCGCCGTCGCCACGGTGGGCCCGGTGGACCACGCCACTCTGTTCCCGTTGTGCCGAGCGGCAATTCATCACGGCGGCGCGGGAACGACTGCAGCGAGCATTCGAGCCGGACTGCCGACGATGACGTGCTGGTTCAGTGCCGACCAGCCCTTCTGGGGGGCCGCGCTGACCAGAACGGGTGCGGGAACGTCCGCCAAGTTCACGACACTCACCACAGACACCCTGGCCTCGGGAATCGCCACACTGCTTCGAACCGACACCGCTTCGAGGGCGGCAGAACTTGCCGATTCGATGACCCCGGCCAGCGATTCGCTACAGGCTGCCGCAGACCTGATCGAGGGGGTCACTCACCAGAAGCGGTGA
- a CDS encoding acyl-CoA carboxylase subunit epsilon gives MSAEAISRDTDIAAELADTDFDAFDESASTDEAVQAQLRDAIRVVKGNPSDEEIAALVAVLTAAASAASPVTDTRPSELWGTPVSMHRTFTPFSPYSYAATNRF, from the coding sequence ATGAGCGCCGAAGCGATTTCGAGGGATACAGACATCGCGGCAGAACTCGCCGACACCGACTTCGATGCATTCGACGAGTCGGCATCGACAGACGAGGCCGTACAGGCGCAGTTGCGCGATGCGATCCGCGTCGTGAAGGGCAATCCCTCCGACGAGGAGATTGCGGCACTCGTAGCCGTACTGACAGCTGCTGCGTCGGCTGCGAGTCCAGTCACGGATACGCGGCCTTCCGAACTGTGGGGAACGCCTGTGTCGATGCACCGCACGTTCACGCCGTTCTCGCCGTACTCGTACGCAGCGACCAACCGCTTCTGA
- a CDS encoding nucleoside triphosphate pyrophosphatase: protein MPLFVLASASPARLGVLRAAGVEPAVRVSGVDEDALTAALGASPSPEDVVRSLARAKAEAVAHEFDDAVVVGCDSMLSIGGELQGKPHSVDVARRRWASMAGRSGDLLTGHAVLRVSGGRTVATAAECSTTTVHFAEPSQPDIEAYLASGEPLEVAGAFTLDGLGGWFVDRIEGDPSSVIGIGLPLVRRLLADVGISMSDVWSADQ, encoded by the coding sequence GTGCCCCTCTTCGTTCTCGCATCTGCGTCACCGGCCCGCCTTGGGGTGCTGCGGGCCGCAGGAGTCGAACCCGCGGTGCGAGTGTCCGGTGTGGACGAAGATGCTCTGACAGCGGCTCTCGGGGCCTCGCCGTCGCCCGAGGACGTCGTCCGGTCTCTGGCCCGAGCGAAGGCAGAAGCCGTTGCCCACGAGTTCGACGACGCCGTCGTCGTAGGCTGCGATTCGATGCTGTCGATCGGCGGCGAATTGCAGGGCAAGCCGCACAGCGTCGACGTGGCACGGCGACGCTGGGCGTCGATGGCAGGCCGTTCCGGTGACTTGCTGACCGGCCACGCCGTGCTCCGAGTCAGCGGCGGGCGAACTGTCGCGACGGCGGCGGAGTGCAGCACCACCACCGTTCACTTCGCCGAACCGTCCCAGCCCGACATCGAGGCCTATCTGGCGTCGGGAGAGCCGCTCGAAGTCGCGGGCGCGTTCACGCTGGACGGGCTCGGAGGATGGTTCGTCGATCGGATCGAGGGCGATCCGTCCAGCGTCATCGGAATCGGTCTCCCCCTCGTCCGCCGATTGCTGGCCGACGTCGGTATCTCGATGTCGGATGTGTGGTCAGCCGACCAGTAA